A window of Macrotis lagotis isolate mMagLag1 chromosome 1, bilby.v1.9.chrom.fasta, whole genome shotgun sequence genomic DNA:
gaattttgtaaatcttaacaAAGAATGCTATTATCTTCTcaactttttctcttccctctcccaacAAGATATCATTTTGTAACAACAGCTTCATTCCATGGATATTAATTAATTCCTTAGCtctcatgattccatttgggattttcttggcaaagatactggaatggtttctcatttcttctctagctcattctatacatgaggaaactgaggcacacaggtgttaaatgacttgcccagggtcatagaccTAGGGTGTGAGActacatttaaactcaggttctccttactccagaaCTGGGCCTCTACTACCAGTAGCATATATTAGTGGCTGGGACAACAAACTCACAAtctctaataatgagaaaatttggGGATTAGAAAAGGCACCAttgtaaaacataaaaaaattgaaattctcatttgaacctcaaatCATTTTCTACTTCTATTGGCAAAAGCTAAGGTCagcttcattcattcaacaaacacctAGTGCTTACTAGGTACAAGTTTCAATGCTACATTAAGAatgtctagaattttttttttcatcaaaatagTCAGGTAGTTTAGGGTTTAATCTGGTTCTAATCTGAGCAACTAAACCTGCTGGTTGTAGTCCTTGAGTTCATTCCATTCTAAACTACTTGCAGTTGCAGGATACATTTGCCATCAGGGGTTATGTATGATCCATAGCAGCTTCAACTGCAGTGTATTCAATTTGCAAAGAACTGTATATAAAGTGCTTGAAGAGTCTTCTGGATAAGCCCCTCTGAAACGCAGTCACTCATTTTGTAGTTTTAGAAATAACACTCAAGTTAAAACTGCTTGAGAAATTTCAAAGTCTCCCATTTCAAGAGACAAGCAGTATTAAATGGGTTCTTTAAAAAACAACTTGACTTAAAACTTGAGTGGAATTTTGTTATCTAAACCAGAgaactgtttttaaaaaggataatCTAGAATCTACTAATTATTTATAAGAGTAGCTACGAGAAGGCCATGGGAAATGTTGGAAAGGACTTTACAGATGGTAAAGGAAGCATGAAAGTGGCAGTGAGGAGATCACTAGACCtggaatgagatttttttttttgctgttgttcagtctttttttttcccccccttcaattctgtccaactcttcaggaccctatttggtgttttcttggtaaagatactggagtggtttgccattttcttctcctgctcatttaacagatgaggaaactgaggcaaacaattaaATGACtggaccaaggtcacacagctcagagtctgagatcagattcgaATCTAGGAAGCCACATTCTCCAGATTCCAGGCctagcacctagctgcccacatctGAATTCAATCTAAACTCAGATAATTGAACTCACTTTGTGATCCACTTACCTGCTGTTTGCCTGTTTCCACATCCTTCACCCCCTAGGACTGTTGTAAAAATACaatgtgatatttgtaaagttatgTAAAATGCCAGCAACTTTAAATTTCAATCCTTtcttttcacaaatgaggaaactttaCTACAAATCTAGTGAATAGTCTGCTCTTATGCCCAATTACATTCAGAACTTGGTTTATATTATAGTCCCATACTACTTTATTAAAGCTTACTTCCTATCAGTGATGACTATTTTCCCCAAGAAGGacacattttaaaatagttttgcccccctcaACAATAGCCTAAATTGAAGAatgtttcaaaaaaattatttaaaacccCAAACCTAAAACCTTGTTGCCTTTTGGTTTTGTCCCATGTTCTTACTATTCCAATAAATTCCCTCCATCCCATGTCTTTTCTGCTGGTTATACAAGTAATCTAGATTATTTTAGAGCCCCAACACCCCCTCCACCCCATTAGATCTAATAATTGAATAAtacttcataggatcatagacctaGATCCTAAGGTCCTGCAATGGACCTTAGAAGCTATTTAaaactccattttattttatttttttcaaccctttcattttaaagaggaaaatgggGTCCACTGAAATCATAACTTGCTCAAGACCACAAAAGTCAGGATTTATACTCAAGTCCTAAGGTTCCAAGTTCATCTTTTCGTTCCACTACACATACACTGCcttcataaatatatttcatacttACAGGGGTTGagtttatacacatacacacacatctaaacagttttcctcttctcatttttttaagttgatcAAGCAAAAGGTAAAGGTGCAGATCTTACAATTTGGCATTCTGAGATCTTTACCAAAGAAATGCATTtcatgccatttaaaaaaaattctccccttTTTCCTGACAATGACTACTAAAGTCATATATTAAGTCATCTATACcacaaagtctttaaaaattaatgtaagCTAAAGTTTATCAAGAATGAATTTTTTGACTTTATGCTCTGTATTAGTTATTCTGGTTTGTTCACTTACGCAGTCCCCTCTAAATCCAGAACTAAGGAAAAAGCAGAACCTAATTCCCAGCCTAGctttatgaaaaagaaacaatggCCTTTAACAAACCTTGGGAAGTCATTATCATATCTTGGTTCACCATTGGAGTCAGCCTAAAGGAAGAAGTGAGGGAACTTGTAGTAACTTATTAAACCTGAATcttttatgtgtgtgtgagattggagggggaggggagttcACTACTTACTAGTCAAAGAGAGCACATCTCTTAAAACCCCacattaaaaatatctttcaagttcaactttaaaaatatcagaCTAGCAAAGAATGTGCCCTGGTTATCTGATGTCAATTCCATTTAAACTCAATACTTTTAAACCAAGTGCCCCGTCAGCATTCTTTAGATCTTATTCTTCAGAATTCTTTGGTTAATAGAAAATATGGATccacaatttttaaaagagaccAAGAAACTAACGGCAGGGTCTATCAGTCAAAAGCTCTCAAAACATGAATTGTCAATGACCTCCATAGTTAACTACTGATCGTTCATGGGTGGATttgatcaaattcttttttatcagagttcttttttgttgtaaTAGTATCATAGTGCAACTCCAACATGAGACAAAAGCTTGAATATAAATTTGTTCACTAAATAAAGCATcacttaaaagataaaaatagccaGCACCTTTTGATaccagagaaaaaataaaatttattgttgctttaaaaatatcaattaaaattattaagtTTAATATTGAAAACTAGTAATTCGTAGAATTTAAGGTTTTTATGTCAACAAAAAGTTTTGTCAAGATTAATACATTTCCTTTTAGAATATATTCTACATCtggataaaaaaagtttttaaataaacatacatatatgcaacACTGGAACCCCTTCATCTTTCTACTTAAAGCAATACATAGAATCGTCAGTTGGTTCCGTTTTGTAAAACGAGTCCATTTTATCACAACAATGTTTATTCTTCCCATTAGTTTAGTGGCGGCGTCGCCTCTTCCACGCTGGCCCAGCTGCCAGCTCTAGCCTGGGCCGGCCGGGAGGGGACAGAcggggaagggatggagggaaggagggatggaggagggatggaggagggaaggagggatggaggggGGAAGGGGCCATTGCACACCCTAAGGTAAGAGAATTAAAGAGTAGTACCGGTTAAGGACAGACCGGTGCTCTGCTTTGTGCGTTTTGTCACAAGGGGGTTAGCTGCGATCTCAGAGCACCAGAAAAGGAGACTCGGAATACGCAAGGTCAGGCTATTGttaccaaaagaagaaaaaaaaagtagtgcaAAACAGGAAAAACTGATGCAACCTCCCAGCAGCCCGGCTGCCGCCCAGCCCGCAGCGGCGGCCAGCGCCACCCCGCCCGGCAGCGCCCGGGCCTCCCTGCCCGCCCcggggcggggtggggggtgggggccgCCGAATTCCAAGGGTCCCAGGACCCCATTTCCAGGAATCCCTTCTGCCGCTCTGACGCTCTCCTCGGCCCCCCTCCCCAGGCCCCCCAGCCCCGGCCGCCCGCCCCCCCGCCTCAGTGGCCCCAGTTGCTGAAGCCGATCTCCTGCTTGTATCTGTTGGTGAGGATGTTGGCTTTCCGCGTGAGCTTGGAGAGCACCATGTGCAGTCCGCGGAGGTGGTAGTGGAACTGCTTCTCCAGGTCCTCCTCGCCCGCTTCCCCCTCCTCCAGGAGGCTCAGGTCCATGAGGATGTCCTTGGGCTTCCAGGGGCCGGCGGGCGCCTCGTCGCCCTGCGGGGGCGCCTGCTGCAGGACGCCCCACTCGATGTCGTTGCGGATGGACTTGAGCAGCATGTAGTGGCCGTACATGTCCCGGCTGGGCGAGAAGAAGCTCCCGGCGGCGCTGCCCGGGCTGGGCGGGCGCCGCTCCTCCaggcagccgccgccgccgccgccgcccccgacCACCACCCCGACCCCCGGCTCCAGCTCCTGCTCCAGCAGGGGCACGTCCCGCAGGAGGCTGGGCACCATCACCGTCTGGTCCATGTTGTTCACCGCCCCGATGAAGCGGTTCATGGCGTTGAAGAGGGAGTGCTTCTGGTTGTAGGTGTCGCAGATCTGCATCATGGTGGTCGGGCGGGAAAGGCAGGccgggagggggaggaagggcgggccggggccggggccggggccggggccggcgcGGCGGGAGCGCGGGGCTCGGGGGGCTCCGGGAGGCACGCGCCGGTGGGTGCGCACACGCCGCGGCCCGAGCGCAGCGGCCGGGCTAGCCGGGCTGTCAGTCTGTCCGTCCGGGGAGGGGCGCGCAGAAAGGCGCGGGCGGCGGGCGGCCTGGGCCGGCTGTCCTCCCCGCCTGGCGGGCCGGAGCCGGGCGGGCCGGAGCCTGGGGGGCCGGGTGGCTGCTCCGGGCCGGAGCCTGGCGGGCCGGGTGGCTGCTCCGGGCCGGAGCCGGGCGGGCCGGAGCCGGGCGGGCCGGGTGGCTGCTCCGGGCCGCCGGGAGCGGGCTGCGGAGGCGGGCGGGCGGCTGGCTGGACCGGCTAGATCAGGAGGGCAAAGGAGGCGAGATTACTCACCGGCCCGGGCGCCCCGGGAGCCTCCTCCccgcccctccctcccccccaccgcCTCCGTTGCTAACTGACGGAGCTCGCCGGGCTCCCGGGGGTGCCAGCCCCGCTCCCCCCGCGCCCTCCCGGCATCCCGGGGGGGTGAGGCTTTCCCTTCCCTGGCCCGAGGAGGAGGAGGGCGCTACCCTCCGGCTTGGGGCAACTGAGGCACGTGCAGGCGCCGCAGCCAGGGGCACGGGAGGGCGCCGGCACCTACCGCGCGTCTCGTCCGTCCGCGGCGGCCTTCGGGCCGGCTCAGCGCCCCAGCTGTGGCCCGGGCACCGGGGCGGGCGGTAGGGGCAGCGGCCGGGGAGCGGCTGGCGGCGGCAGAGGCGTTGACCCCCTCCCCATGCCAGGTGCCGCCTTTATAGCTGGGGAAAGGTGTTCCCGCACAGGGGCCACCCCTCACGCCTCGCCCGCCCTCCTCCTTTGGCACCAGGGAGATAAAAGGCCCGGGCCCGGTGACCGCCAGTAGCACTCTTCCAGCTCTTTCTGCACCGGGCTGGGCGGGGGCGCGGGGCAGGGCCGGGCCCAGCCCAGACCCCGCGCTCCGCCCCTCGCCTGACTCCGGCGGAGGGGCAGAGGGGAAGGGCGGCGCCGCGGGCCCGCCCGCTTTGGGGCGGGAAGCAGGAGCCCGGGCAGGCCGGGGccgagggggaggggggagggggcgggAGCTGCGGCGGAGGTGGGGGTCTCGGGCTGCGGGGACGCGAGGAGAGGGAAGAGGCGAAAGGGCTGGAAGGCCACCTCCCACTTGAACGGGGGTCGGGGAAGGAGGGGCTGGACCACCCTGCCCCTCCGGCGGGCTGCCTGGGCCGGAGACCTGCGCGGGGCCGCGGCCGCAAGCCGTCCCGAGGCGCCCTCTGGGGCCCCCACTTATTCTTAGCCCCGGGCAGGAACGGGTGGGCCTGGAGCTCTTCCGTGGCTTCCACCCGCGACTCATATAAGGAAGGGACGGCCCGGGGCATGCGCGCCCCACGTGGGACCCACTCCGTCTCCTCGTGCTCCTGCAACTTGCAGTTGCctgattcttccttctctttttctgccCCCACCTGCCCCCAGGCAGGGCCATTCCATGTTGCCCAATACTTCCCGGGGGTAGAAGTGTCCGAGTCTCCAGCAACAGCTGCGGCTCTGCGGTCTGACAGCCGGTTTGCCGGTATTTTTATAACAGACCAGAAGCATAGGTAGCGTTTCTCTGGCCAAAGTCCATGTTTCCAGCCCCAGCTAGAGAACTAGATTAGCGCAGGTAAAATGTGtcctttgggggtgggggtggggggagactgtaGAATTTAATGTGCTAGAACATTAAATCAGGGAAATTCTCCAAATGTTAAAAGTTTCCGGATTTTAAAAACACCTCCCACTCCTGTTTGGGATCATTTCTGTGAGGTTCTGAAATCTCATAGGAACTAGAGGACGATTCTCCTGCAACCTTGGCCCAGTCTTAATCAGCGACCTCCATTGGCCCACACTATTGTTGTGAAGACTTTGTATACTCAGGACTCGTTAAACTCTCACTTTCTATTTCAAACTGCAGATCTGCTGGAAAGAAGAGCAAGAGATTTAGATTAGATCTGGTAGGCTCCTCGAGACCGCTTGGACTCTCTACTCTGCTTTGCTCCTTGTGTGATGGAGATAAAGTCGTGACTGGTCCAAGCTGCTAAACTGCAGGGATGGACACAGAGGCCCTGCCTCCAGTCCAAGGTTCTTTACATCAATCAGCTCAGGTCCCGATGGACTTAAAATATACGTGCACTACTCTATCCTACCTCAAACTGAGAATTTCCTGCTATAATAATATGATTCTCAACCAGTTAGTATTTAAAGGCACCTTTatgtataataaaattttattttaagtcgTTCGGTCCTTAGTTCCTCATCCTCCCCCAAAATCGTCTTCCCAAGCAAGGGATCTTCCATTAAAAAGTGCATCTCAAAATAATCTTGCTAAAAGAAATCCACGCCCATAGTCCAACATTAAAAGTTAGAGCCGGAGTTTAACACTTCCTCCTTGGGACCTTGATCCTGATTTTGAGATAATTTCCCGCACGTCTCTCAGGGCTTGCAGTTTTACTCCCagtctttgggtttttttctggCTACGACTTCCTTTCATGCAGGAAGATAAAAATGCCTCCAGCACCTGCAAAAATCCTCCCCTCCTAGGCACCTAATTCCACCCTCACCCAGCCCTCCCTAACTCCGGACCTCCGCGGCCAACAATGCAAAAAAGACCCGGGGCCAAGCGTCTAATCCCAGCCCAGGGTTCCTGGCCTGCGGAATCACCCCACAGCCTCTCCTCTAGCCTCGGCCAATCAGCACCAGCCAGTCGCGGGTGGCTATGCTAATGAGCGCCTTGGCCCCGCAGCCAGTCAGAAGGCGCTCTTCCAGCCTCCCTCCGGTGTCCTCTCTCACCCTCCCAGGCCGGCTCGGCTCCGGCGTCCCTGGCAACGGGCGCGTGGCCAAGTCCTACCCAGCCCGGCCCCGAACCTCCCCGGCCCACGTGACCGCTGGAGCCTCGGGGGGGATTGCAGGCAGAGGGGAGGAAGGTTTGGGGGAGGCGACGACTTTGGCCAGggtgtgcgtgcgtgcgtgcgtgcgtgtgtgtctgtgtgtctgcgtgtctgtgtgtctgtgtgtctgcgtgtctgtgtgtctgcgtgtctgtgtgtctgcgtgtctatgtgtctgtgtgtctgtgtgtctgtgtgtgtgctgAGGGGGGGGGCTTGGCAGCTTTTCCCTCTCTGGCAGAAGACTGGCAGGAGGATTGAGGAAATGCCCGGCAGTAACCCCCGGCTTTGTACTCTGGGCGCCCCGAGCGCCTTTGTGCTTCCTTGCAAAGAGAGTTGAGTCAAGGAGTCCCAACAGCTTTACCAAGGAGGGGGGTCTGCCGGGGCCGCCGTTTCTGGGCCGGAGGGGAGAGAGGCGCACACCCCAGCTCCCAAATGCCAGCTCAGAAGAATGATTCAGATAGATAGGAAGGAGAGTGGCATCGGGGGCGAGGGGACAAAAAAGACACCGTGGAGGAGTAGGGAGATAAGGAGAAAGTCACAGAAAGTGAATGGAATGAGGAGGAAAGACTGAGGGCTGCTTgaactcccccctcccctcctactttctcctttctccctctcaccctcctcctcctcctcgtcccctcccctctctctgtctcatctcctcttcttcctctcccgtcccccccacctctctctttttccatctccTCTCTAATTCCGTCTCCGTCTCTCCctctcttaattttctcttttctctctctgtctctgcctctcttccttcctcatacacataaatacataataGAACATCCCGCGTAGTTAGAAAACAGACAAACATGCCCATATCTAATGTCTACATAGCTTTTTCATGCTGTTTCCGCCATTCAAATAAAGCTTTGAGGGCAGGGCCCGGCTCCTAGCAGAGGTCTGACACGCAGGACAGGCTTAGTGAAGGCTCGAGGACTGAGCCCCCGCAGCCACTGCCTCTGACCCTTCTCTTTGGGGGGGTCTCCCCTTTATCaccttgatttttctctctttgcctggtctgtcctttccttttcctcactCCTTCAGACTCTGACAgctgtctctcttcactccctctgACAGTCTTTCTCCATCTTTCCACCTTAttcctttcactttctctttctccttatcttCCTACTCCTCTCCCGTGTTTTTtgttcccttccccatcccccatcccTCCACCACCagactctttctgtctctctccatttttTGTCTATCCTCTTGTAATCTTTATGTGttgtgcttttgtttttgtttttccttccttcccttcctagcCATTTCCTTTTTGCCTAGACTTCAAGAACACCAAAAAATCAGCAAGTGTTATGCTAGCACAAATTTGAATGCATCAAAATTtgctcaaaataaaacaaaaaagaataaatacactAACAGGGTAATAACTCAAATTATACAAGACTTTACATAAACATCCCATAAGTATTATTCACCCGGTTTTTCAGATGACAAAACAGAATGGCACCTTTTCAGAGCTACTCAGCTagctgagttcaaaaccagaaCTTTCCACTGCATTTCCTCTGCCACTTTTAAACTGCTCCGATTTGCCCATTCAAGAGGAGCAAGGGAGATTGTGTAATTCCTAGTATAGCAAACCAACAGCCTCAGTATTTCAAACCAGAATGACCTGACATTCATTCTGGACTAAGTTGCCAAATTTGAAACTATTGTACTTCTTGGGGAAGTATCCCAGAAATGTCTTCCACTGACCAAATGGCTTATTTTcctggaagaaaataaaacagtcACTTCTCCAGCTTACCATTCTTTGAAACTACATTTCCTCAGTAGGCCTGGCAATCACTCACATCTCACCTGTCCTTTTAGAATTTCCCAAGCAGTGATCTGAGGGGAGGAGAGTATTTCTAAGCACCAGGGCCCCAAGGGTTATATCCTTCCTCAAAGATCCCATTTGCAGAAACAGTGTTTTCatattgtgtgtgggggggagaaaTCTTGCTTTTATTACCTGATTTCTCCCTAGTGAAGCAACTGTACTATCCTTAAGAAGAGGGGACAATGtagaaaattaaatcaaagaaTTTGGATACAATAATTGATAATGAGTTATATTGCATTTTTCCTTGAGTCTTGACTCAAAGGAGTCCTAGTTTATCTTACCTTAGAATAACAAAAATTCCATAATGGGCAGACACTGCAACCAATAGAAAGGGGAGGAACAAGGAAGCCTTTCCTAGTGTGCCAGGTTTGGAGGTTTACATTcctggaattaaaaaaatgaaaaacaaagcagATTACTTTCCCctacaaaacttaaaaattattatagaagGAAATGTTGAATTCCTATTTCAGAGCTTAAAATCCATCAGAAGCATAGAAAATCTCAGCATCCGTGTTGAAAGTTACATTGCATCATGAACAAAACAATTTGGTGGGAGGCTCAATAATGGTTTTCCTAAGTCTCCCAAATATTTATCttcttaaagaataaaataattttaaagctgCAAAGTTCATCATTGCTCATCTGTTCTGATTCaaaggggctaagtgactttcctaaattaaaaaaaaaggtggcaaAATTAGGATCAGACTTTAGGTGTTCTAAATCTCAATCtgatattcctttcttcttttgattcCTTTTaccataaaattttattgataatcTTTTGTATTGCCCAAATttccctgttcctccctcatccACTCCCAGAAAACCAtcccctattaaaaaaaagagaaaaattaaacaaaattaattggTGCATCAAAACAagacaatttattttcatttcccacacctgtttccttcctcccctcctcctacACACAAAAGCATACTccaaacacatacatatttatctctggaaaagaatgaggaaagtcttttctcatatctcttctttgggaagCTTATTCTTTGCAATTTTGCAACATGCATGTTTAATTGTTATGTggtggttgttctttccattttcattgttatagtcattttttCTGCTTATTTACTTTTTATGAGTCTCTTGTAGATCTTCCCACACTTCTCTGTTTTCATCACATATATCATCAATAAACCATTACATTCCTATaccagttttttatttttttatttattttttaaaatttatttataccacagtttgtttagccattccccaatcaattggcatctactttgttttcaattcttcacTACTACAAAAAGTAATATTTTGTTGAATATGAAACTTTTTTATCACTTCCTTGGATAAATGCTTGAAATCTCCAAGTCAAAAGGTAAGGATGGTCTAAATATAGTATAGGTAAAACTGGCAGGACTTTACAATAAATTGGATATGAGGTAGGGGAGATGAGAGAAAAGGACGTCAAGGATGACACCTATGTATGGGGTTTtgaaaccctaacccaaaatgactactcagagtcctctcaaagtggcagcaaagagttaagaTTTAATTCGGTTCTTGCAAGAAGCGGGacagttcctaactctctatgaaaGAGAGAGCAGCAAAAGccgaattacagaagctgaagcagggttaaaaaaaaccacaacccattccCCCTCCATTTTTCTGCTGCCCCTTAAAACATTTCTTCAAATTTGATGGTCCGAAGAGAAGGGAGGTGCACCTAAGCTTTCCCAGGagggtctgtctttgtttacatcttatatAGTTAGGGTGACAATTTTTCTAGCCGGAGATCTGAGTTCTcatgctcacctgattcttgagaaatagaaactgaggcctatgacTTAGACTAATTTaacactatgtttctgaaaagtcagcacttttgcCCCTCACACCTAGATTATAAACCTGGGTGACTGGAAAGATGATCATGGCCATCCACTCATTTATACCTATCCAACTTGAGCATCTCTTGTCCTAGAaatttggggaaggaaggaaggccaGGGTTTAAGGGGAAGAAGTACATCCAATCTGCTGTATCCCTTTATTAAAATATGATATGTATGGCTACCACTGGAGAAGAGGGCTATCTTTAGGCCTTGATCTCACTGAGTTAGTAGATTAACTTTTAAGATAACCCATAATTCTGATTAGGACACTGTTATAATTTCTCCTATGTTAAACATCTTAGTTATGTTTTGCAACAGATTGCAAAACATAGCATATATTTCTTCATTGCCCTTTTAATGAATCTCAGCTCTTTGTCTATTAATATTAACATTCCATTACTCCTAGACATAACTGGAGAGTCATCACtgatacttaaaaatttttttctttcaagaagaAACTTAGGGTCAATATAAAGAATTATGTTATCCTATGTTATTTGCCATCTTATTATCCTCTTTCTGTTCAATTATGGTTTCCCCTTTGCAATTTATATTCAAGATATATTTGCTGATGGAAAAGCTGTATGTGTTATCCATCCAATCATATCAAAATCTGAAAAATCAACATtcttcctctgctttttttttttgcctgaacTCTTTTGGTTGATTATTGCTATCATTTGGAAGACTTGTCAATCTTCTAGGACTTGATGCAATTAGCACGTTGCCATTTACAAACAGGAATACCTGGAGGAACTTGAATTTGCTGTAATTTGGACTTTTAGTTTAGCTTGAATACCCTCCATGAGAATAGGACTTGATATTAATAACCAAATGTGATCATcaaacaaatttttctttttgttacatCTTTCACAGTCTTATAATTTGGACATATACAAGGAAAACCCTTGTTACAGAGGAGCTTTTAAAGCAATGTTTTGTTCTTCTgaatcaaatatttattcataatcAAGTAAAATggagaataacttttttttcctacaattttCAGGCAATTACATGATTGTAAAAGTATGGTCTACAGTAGAGTGCAGTTGTAATTCCTCTTCTCACAGTTTTGTAATGGGGTGGGGTTGGGATAAATAGTAGGATAATTGGTAGTCTGTGGAATGCTCAGCCTACTCTCTGGTCTCTTCCTGGGAAACATGCTCACCTCTGAAGGACTTGTTGCTTCAGGAATGCAGTAATCCCTGACAGTTTCTTGGTACTATACAcctggatggatgaatggatttGGGGAGGGAGTCTATGTCAGACAGAATTTTCCATTAAGCCAGGAAGAGTGGCCCACTCTGTGGACTTGAAAGGGAGTGATTCCAgtatttcctttccctctcttgacATTTACAGGTGATGTAAAGATTCTCAAGCCTCTCCTAGGAGAGATGGGAGATGTGTTGGTGTCCTCCCCCCATTCCAGTAAAAATGTCAAGCCACTCATAGATCATAGCCAGAGACAGGGATTTAAGCAGGAATATCAAACTTGGGTCTTATTTTTCTACCTTATGTTTACTTCCCCAGCATAGGTGAATAATGATCCTGGGTGGACATGGTCAGCCTTGTGGTTCAAGAGGTCAGGAATATCTCAGTCTTTTGATCAGAATGGACTGGAAACAGGAAAGCATTCTAAAGTAAAGGGGGTGACTGACAACAGAAAGAAAAGTAAGCTTACATACTCCCTTAGCCTGGCTCATTAGAAAACATAAACATTGAATAAGACAGGGCAAAGCTGAATAGGAGGTGAAGTGCCAATTCAGTGGTTCCATAAATTGCTTCATTTATGATGTTTTAAACCTCAACCTCCCAGGAGAGTGTAACAATAGTTACAATTCATGACTACTTCTCATGTGAGTCTTTCTTAATATATGCTTGAGATAAACATGTATatagggctgtgtgtgtgtgtgtggggggggggtgtgtgtgtgtgtgtgtacctgaTCTCCAATGTATATCGAGTAGCTTTTTTCCTCTCTACCTTTGGGAAGACCCTAGACCTGagtcaaatacattttttttaattttccaaatccattctttaagtaattttctttggtgttctGGAGTGGAGCATAAGCCAAAGAGTATGAGAAAATGAGCCTGACACTCTTTCACACACATACCCTATTAGAGAGTCAGGTTTCCCCAGAACTAAACCTGGCTCACTCATGGGTCCAGAGCAGACCGTAGTGTAGGAGAAGAGAGA
This region includes:
- the MID1IP1 gene encoding mid1-interacting protein 1 isoform X2, whose protein sequence is MMQICDTYNQKHSLFNAMNRFIGAVNNMDQTVMVPSLLRDVPLLEQELEPGVGVVVGGGGGGGGCLEERRPPSPGSAAGSFFSPSRDMYGHYMLLKSIRNDIEWGVLQQAPPQGDEAPAGPWKPKDILMDLSLLEEGEAGEEDLEKQFHYHLRGLHMVLSKLTRKANILTNRYKQEIGFSNWGH
- the MID1IP1 gene encoding mid1-interacting protein 1 isoform X1, encoding MALPGGRWGQKKRRKNQATASCRSTRRRSGSHVGRACPGPSLPYMSRGWKPRKSSRPTRSCPGLRISGGPRGRLGTACGRGPAQVSGPGSPPEGQGGPAPPSPTPVQVGGGLPALSPLPSPRVPAARDPHLRRSSRPLPPPPRPRPARAPASRPKAGGPAAPPFPSAPPPESGEGRSAGSGLGPALPRAPAQPGAERAGRVLLAVTGPGPFISLVPKEEGGRGVRGGPCAGTPFPSYKGGTWHGEGVNASAAASRSPAAAPTARPGARATAGALSRPEGRRGRTRRAPVQPAARPPPQPAPGGPEQPPGPPGSGPPGSGPEQPPGPPGSGPEQPPGPPGSGPPGSGPPGGEDSRPRPPAARAFLRAPPRTDRLTARLARPLRSGRGVCAPTGACLPEPPEPRAPAAPAPAPAPAPARPSSPSRPAFPARPP